The Vibrio sp. SNU_ST1 genome has a segment encoding these proteins:
- the sapA gene encoding ABC transporter substrate-binding protein SapA, producing the protein MKALIRLSLSICTLGFLAGCGESVTHEQIREKGFIYCGQGNPSTFNPQLVDSGITSESLSPQIFDTLLTLDPMTYRPKQNLATSWSVDKSGTEYTFKLRPNVAFQTTDWFTPTRSMNALDVVFSFERIIDSSNPFHYVGGGLYPWFAGIDFQNLIVEITAVDDLTVKFQLSRPDNSFLNNIATSYAVIHSKEYANKLITTDEKNEIDSKPVGTGPFYLDEYQINDLVRLKKNKHYWKGEVQMDQVVFDTSQRGTGTLAKLLRSECDVLNSPISSQIPIIQAHEELKISATPAVNVSFIALNTEHPALRDSRVRKALNLAINRENILDSVYYGTGTKAYTLLPPTSWAYQKDSVQVRYDRNYAIALLREAGVEPGLELSMWVPLEPRAYNPSPRKTAELIQANLADIGIELKLYTDDRFDRTQLSSISSTDLLLTGWIGSTGDPDNFLRPLLSCSSERAGLNVSMWCNSDFDFLLDLALEINQQRHRVNLYRQAQNILNEEVPVIPLAHGVQFRVHDRSLTGFKRSPFNAQPFDQVRREVN; encoded by the coding sequence ATGAAAGCACTAATAAGACTATCACTGAGCATCTGCACGCTTGGCTTTTTAGCTGGATGTGGTGAGAGTGTCACTCACGAGCAAATCCGTGAAAAAGGCTTCATTTATTGCGGCCAAGGTAATCCTAGTACCTTCAATCCACAATTGGTTGATAGTGGCATTACCTCAGAATCGCTGAGCCCTCAAATTTTCGATACCCTGCTCACTCTTGATCCTATGACTTACCGACCAAAACAGAACTTGGCAACAAGCTGGTCTGTCGATAAATCAGGTACAGAATACACTTTCAAGCTGCGCCCAAATGTTGCGTTTCAAACTACAGATTGGTTTACCCCAACCCGCAGTATGAATGCACTGGATGTGGTCTTTAGTTTTGAACGTATCATTGATAGTTCAAACCCATTTCATTATGTGGGCGGCGGTTTATATCCATGGTTCGCAGGCATCGACTTTCAAAACCTGATTGTTGAAATCACGGCGGTGGATGACCTAACGGTGAAGTTCCAGTTAAGTCGCCCAGATAATTCATTTCTTAACAATATCGCCACCAGCTATGCGGTTATCCACTCCAAAGAGTATGCCAACAAGCTGATTACCACAGATGAAAAAAATGAAATAGACTCCAAGCCAGTTGGGACAGGTCCTTTTTACTTGGATGAATACCAAATCAATGATCTTGTACGCTTGAAAAAGAACAAGCATTACTGGAAGGGTGAAGTACAAATGGATCAAGTTGTGTTCGACACTTCCCAACGTGGTACCGGAACACTGGCCAAGCTGCTTCGCAGTGAGTGTGACGTGTTGAACTCACCAATTTCTAGCCAGATCCCTATTATTCAAGCTCATGAAGAGTTGAAGATTTCTGCCACACCTGCAGTAAATGTCTCTTTCATCGCGTTGAACACCGAGCATCCTGCATTGCGTGACTCACGAGTACGTAAAGCACTGAACTTGGCTATTAACCGTGAGAACATTCTTGATTCTGTGTACTACGGTACAGGTACAAAAGCCTACACGTTACTTCCCCCTACTTCTTGGGCTTATCAAAAAGACAGTGTTCAAGTTCGCTATGATCGAAACTACGCGATCGCACTTCTTAGAGAGGCCGGTGTAGAACCTGGGTTAGAGCTTTCAATGTGGGTACCACTAGAGCCACGCGCTTATAACCCGAGTCCAAGAAAAACTGCAGAATTAATCCAAGCGAACTTGGCCGATATTGGTATCGAACTCAAACTCTATACCGATGATCGATTTGACCGAACACAGCTGTCTTCAATTTCCTCAACAGATTTGTTACTCACAGGTTGGATTGGCAGCACGGGCGACCCAGACAACTTCTTGCGTCCACTTCTATCATGTAGTTCGGAACGCGCAGGATTAAACGTCTCTATGTGGTGCAACTCAGACTTTGATTTCCTTCTCGACTTAGCATTAGAAATTAATCAACAAAGGCACCGTGTGAACTTGTATCGACAAGCCCAAAACATTCTTAATGAAGAAGTTCCTGTGATACCTCTCGCTCATGGCGTGCAATTCCGCGTGCACGATCGTTCGCTAACAGGTTTTAAACGTAGTCCTTTTAATGCTCAACCTTTTGATCAAGTCAGAAGGGAGGTGAACTGA